A portion of the Camelus ferus isolate YT-003-E chromosome 16, BCGSAC_Cfer_1.0, whole genome shotgun sequence genome contains these proteins:
- the ASGR2 gene encoding asialoglycoprotein receptor 2 isoform X3 — translation MRSEVQLQPSAQTSMARDFQDIQQLDSEDSDHQLSRDEGPGTCGHGSRRENPFWKGAQLQVELQTLKETSDNFSSGTLTEILALSSHGGSTGDKVTSLEAKLEKQQQALKADHATLLLHLKHFPVDLRMLTCQLAFLQSNGTQCCPVNWVDYEGSCYWFSRSGKPWLEAEKYCQLENAHLVIINSREEQKFIAQHTNPFQTWIGLTDSDGSWRWVDGTDYRYNYKNWAATQPDDWQGHELGGSEDCAEIRGDGRWNDDFCQQVKRWVCEMKRNITD, via the exons ATGAGGAGTGAG GTCCAGCTGCAACCCAGCGCCCAAACCAGCATGGCGAGGGACTTTCAAGACATCCAGCAGCTGGACTCGGAGGACAGTGACCACCAGCTCAGCAGAGATGAGGGCCCAGGCACTTGTGGGCACGGTTCCAGGAGAGAAAATCCATTTTGGAAAG GAGCACAGCTGCAGGTGGAGCTACAGACCCTAAAGGAAACTTCCGACAACTTCTCCTCGGGCACCCTGACGGAGATCCTGGCTCTGAGCTCCCATG GAGGCAGCACAGGTGACAAGGTGACATCTCTGGAAGCCAAGTTGGAAAAACAGCAGCAAGCCTTGAAAGCAG ATCATGCCACCCTGCTTCTCCATCTGAAGCACTTCCCGGTGGATCTGCGCATGCTGACATGCCAGTTGGCGTTCCTCCAGAGCAACG GCACACAGTGCTGCCCAGTTAACTGGGTGGACTATGAAGGCAGCTGCTACTGGTTCTCTCGCAGTGGGAAGCCTTGGCTCGAGGCTGAGAAGTACTGCCAGCTGGAGAACGCCCATCTGGTCATCATCAACTCCAGAGAGGAGCAG AAATTCATTGCGCAGCACACGAACCCCTTTCAAACCTGGATAGGCCTCACTGACAGTGATGGCTCCTGGAGATGGGTGGACGGCACAGACTATAGGTACAACTACAA GAACTGGGCAGCCACTCAGCCAGATGACTGGCAGGGGCACGAGCTGGGTGGAAGTGAGGACTGTGCCGAGATCCGGGGTGATGGCCGCTGGAATGACGATTTCTGCCAGCAAGTGAAACGCTGGGTGTGTGAGATGAAACGGAACATCACCGACTAG
- the ASGR2 gene encoding asialoglycoprotein receptor 2 isoform X2 has product MARDFQDIQQLDSEDSDHQLSRDEGPGTCGHGSRRENPFWKGTPPPQPFLLQRLCSNFHLSLLVLGFNVLLLVAVCVIWSQRAQLQVELQTLKETSDNFSSGTLTEILALSSHGGSTGDKVTSLEAKLEKQQQALKADHATLLLHLKHFPVDLRMLTCQLAFLQSNGTQCCPVNWVDYEGSCYWFSRSGKPWLEAEKYCQLENAHLVIINSREEQKFIAQHTNPFQTWIGLTDSDGSWRWVDGTDYRYNYKNWAATQPDDWQGHELGGSEDCAEIRGDGRWNDDFCQQVKRWVCEMKRNITD; this is encoded by the exons ATGGCGAGGGACTTTCAAGACATCCAGCAGCTGGACTCGGAGGACAGTGACCACCAGCTCAGCAGAGATGAGGGCCCAGGCACTTGTGGGCACGGTTCCAGGAGAGAAAATCCATTTTGGAAAG GGACGCCTCCTCCACAGCCCTTTCTGCTTCAGCGTCTCTGCTCCAACTTCCACCTCAGTCTGCTTGTCCTGGGCTTCAATGTCCTGCTGCTGGTGGCCGTCTGTGTGATATGGTCCCAAA GAGCACAGCTGCAGGTGGAGCTACAGACCCTAAAGGAAACTTCCGACAACTTCTCCTCGGGCACCCTGACGGAGATCCTGGCTCTGAGCTCCCATG GAGGCAGCACAGGTGACAAGGTGACATCTCTGGAAGCCAAGTTGGAAAAACAGCAGCAAGCCTTGAAAGCAG ATCATGCCACCCTGCTTCTCCATCTGAAGCACTTCCCGGTGGATCTGCGCATGCTGACATGCCAGTTGGCGTTCCTCCAGAGCAACG GCACACAGTGCTGCCCAGTTAACTGGGTGGACTATGAAGGCAGCTGCTACTGGTTCTCTCGCAGTGGGAAGCCTTGGCTCGAGGCTGAGAAGTACTGCCAGCTGGAGAACGCCCATCTGGTCATCATCAACTCCAGAGAGGAGCAG AAATTCATTGCGCAGCACACGAACCCCTTTCAAACCTGGATAGGCCTCACTGACAGTGATGGCTCCTGGAGATGGGTGGACGGCACAGACTATAGGTACAACTACAA GAACTGGGCAGCCACTCAGCCAGATGACTGGCAGGGGCACGAGCTGGGTGGAAGTGAGGACTGTGCCGAGATCCGGGGTGATGGCCGCTGGAATGACGATTTCTGCCAGCAAGTGAAACGCTGGGTGTGTGAGATGAAACGGAACATCACCGACTAG
- the ASGR2 gene encoding asialoglycoprotein receptor 2 isoform X1, protein MRSEVQLQPSAQTSMARDFQDIQQLDSEDSDHQLSRDEGPGTCGHGSRRENPFWKGTPPPQPFLLQRLCSNFHLSLLVLGFNVLLLVAVCVIWSQRAQLQVELQTLKETSDNFSSGTLTEILALSSHGGSTGDKVTSLEAKLEKQQQALKADHATLLLHLKHFPVDLRMLTCQLAFLQSNGTQCCPVNWVDYEGSCYWFSRSGKPWLEAEKYCQLENAHLVIINSREEQKFIAQHTNPFQTWIGLTDSDGSWRWVDGTDYRYNYKNWAATQPDDWQGHELGGSEDCAEIRGDGRWNDDFCQQVKRWVCEMKRNITD, encoded by the exons ATGAGGAGTGAG GTCCAGCTGCAACCCAGCGCCCAAACCAGCATGGCGAGGGACTTTCAAGACATCCAGCAGCTGGACTCGGAGGACAGTGACCACCAGCTCAGCAGAGATGAGGGCCCAGGCACTTGTGGGCACGGTTCCAGGAGAGAAAATCCATTTTGGAAAG GGACGCCTCCTCCACAGCCCTTTCTGCTTCAGCGTCTCTGCTCCAACTTCCACCTCAGTCTGCTTGTCCTGGGCTTCAATGTCCTGCTGCTGGTGGCCGTCTGTGTGATATGGTCCCAAA GAGCACAGCTGCAGGTGGAGCTACAGACCCTAAAGGAAACTTCCGACAACTTCTCCTCGGGCACCCTGACGGAGATCCTGGCTCTGAGCTCCCATG GAGGCAGCACAGGTGACAAGGTGACATCTCTGGAAGCCAAGTTGGAAAAACAGCAGCAAGCCTTGAAAGCAG ATCATGCCACCCTGCTTCTCCATCTGAAGCACTTCCCGGTGGATCTGCGCATGCTGACATGCCAGTTGGCGTTCCTCCAGAGCAACG GCACACAGTGCTGCCCAGTTAACTGGGTGGACTATGAAGGCAGCTGCTACTGGTTCTCTCGCAGTGGGAAGCCTTGGCTCGAGGCTGAGAAGTACTGCCAGCTGGAGAACGCCCATCTGGTCATCATCAACTCCAGAGAGGAGCAG AAATTCATTGCGCAGCACACGAACCCCTTTCAAACCTGGATAGGCCTCACTGACAGTGATGGCTCCTGGAGATGGGTGGACGGCACAGACTATAGGTACAACTACAA GAACTGGGCAGCCACTCAGCCAGATGACTGGCAGGGGCACGAGCTGGGTGGAAGTGAGGACTGTGCCGAGATCCGGGGTGATGGCCGCTGGAATGACGATTTCTGCCAGCAAGTGAAACGCTGGGTGTGTGAGATGAAACGGAACATCACCGACTAG